From Clostridia bacterium, a single genomic window includes:
- a CDS encoding class I SAM-dependent methyltransferase — protein sequence MDYIKSNKEAWEEAFEHRSRGWGEDLSIRLQNEPYPFLEKELIEELHEFDFTNKTIGQFCCNNGRELLSIMKFGAKQGIGFDIAENMVAWANETAQKTKSNCSFVASNILNIGEKYYNSFDFIFVTIGALTWFHDLSLFFEKVTYCLKAGGMLIINEMHPVTNMLAFAGEENYDEENPSKLVNSYFRQEPWEETNGMGYMCEYPYKSKTFYSYSHTFSDIVNALSSNKIMLSKLREFQHDISGSFGNLNNLGIPLSYILIAKKLG from the coding sequence ATGGACTATATAAAATCCAATAAGGAAGCCTGGGAAGAAGCGTTTGAACACCGCTCACGAGGGTGGGGGGAGGACTTATCCATAAGATTACAAAATGAACCCTACCCTTTTCTCGAAAAAGAGCTTATTGAGGAACTACATGAATTCGATTTCACTAATAAGACTATAGGTCAATTTTGCTGTAATAACGGTAGAGAATTACTATCAATTATGAAATTTGGTGCTAAACAAGGCATAGGATTTGATATCGCTGAAAATATGGTTGCATGGGCTAATGAGACTGCACAAAAAACAAAATCAAATTGCTCCTTTGTCGCATCGAACATTCTTAATATTGGCGAGAAGTATTATAACAGCTTTGACTTTATCTTTGTAACCATCGGAGCCTTAACATGGTTCCATGACTTAAGTTTATTTTTTGAAAAGGTAACTTATTGTCTAAAAGCTGGTGGAATGTTGATTATCAATGAAATGCACCCTGTTACAAATATGCTTGCATTTGCAGGGGAAGAAAATTATGATGAAGAAAACCCGAGCAAACTGGTAAATTCCTATTTTAGACAGGAACCATGGGAAGAAACCAATGGTATGGGCTATATGTGTGAATATCCATATAAATCAAAAACTTTTTATAGCTATTCCCATACTTTTTCTGACATCGTAAACGCATTAAGTTCCAATAAAATAATGCTTTCAAAGCTACGTGAATTCCAACATGACATATCCGGTAGCTTTGGAAATTTAAACAATCTCGGCATACCCCTATCCTATATTCTTATAGCTAAAAAGTTAGGTTAG